The Marinilongibacter aquaticus genome has a window encoding:
- a CDS encoding carbohydrate-binding domain-containing protein, with amino-acid sequence MNNKISVILFAFLAFSCHDSTTSENEIEPSPDIPDVEMESPNETEGDYNWDDSGATNIILKESTVEVTGDGAVFANKTVTIEKAGTYNISGSWADGQIVVDTEDADNVNLILNEAEINTSVSSAISILNAEKVVLKLAEGTENSLTDGVYDEEEDNNGALFSKTDLLIFGTGKLTVNANYKDGIVSKDGLVIENGVFEINAPDDGIRGKDYIVVHNGHFVIQAGGDGLKSDNDEDEGFGYISIDAGTFDVTAGADGFQAETVLLIEDGDFDLNTGGGSAQTIEDESSAKGLKAGAKLIVNQGTFKIDGADDALHSNQYIVVNDGEFDLSTADDAIHADEAVEINGGNIVINKSYEGLESRVLTINGGHIWVTSSDDALNVTDGTSTDGPGGFGGANGGSANAFMYIKGGYIVVNSGGDGLDANGSIEMSDGTVLVHGPSRSGNGALDYDNSFKMTGGFLVAVGSAGMAQQPDESSTQYSVLANLSRSQEAGTFFNIKTSGGEDVITFQSLKNFQSIVVSSPTFTNGGSYKLYLGGTSSGNSSDGLFLDGSYSGGTEYKSFTISSVSTHF; translated from the coding sequence ATGAACAATAAAATTTCAGTTATTCTTTTCGCTTTTCTAGCCTTTTCTTGCCACGACAGTACGACTTCAGAAAATGAAATAGAGCCTAGTCCCGACATTCCAGATGTCGAAATGGAAAGTCCAAACGAAACCGAAGGGGATTACAATTGGGACGACTCAGGGGCAACAAATATTATACTCAAGGAAAGCACAGTGGAGGTGACCGGTGATGGAGCCGTGTTTGCCAATAAAACGGTGACCATCGAAAAGGCCGGAACCTACAACATTTCGGGTTCTTGGGCAGACGGCCAAATTGTGGTGGACACCGAAGATGCAGACAATGTAAATCTGATTCTCAACGAAGCAGAAATAAACACATCGGTATCGTCTGCAATTTCTATCCTGAATGCCGAAAAGGTGGTGTTGAAATTGGCCGAAGGCACAGAGAATAGTCTCACCGACGGAGTATACGATGAAGAAGAAGACAATAACGGAGCTCTTTTCAGCAAAACCGACCTACTGATCTTCGGTACAGGTAAACTTACCGTGAACGCCAATTACAAAGATGGGATCGTGTCGAAAGATGGTTTAGTTATCGAAAACGGCGTTTTTGAGATCAACGCTCCCGACGACGGCATTCGGGGTAAAGACTATATTGTGGTGCACAATGGCCATTTTGTCATTCAGGCTGGTGGCGATGGATTGAAATCGGACAACGACGAGGACGAAGGCTTTGGTTATATTTCAATCGATGCAGGCACTTTTGATGTCACCGCGGGTGCAGACGGGTTTCAGGCCGAAACTGTTTTATTGATTGAGGATGGCGATTTTGACCTCAATACTGGCGGAGGAAGTGCACAAACCATAGAGGATGAATCTTCGGCCAAGGGTTTAAAAGCAGGAGCAAAACTCATTGTCAATCAAGGGACGTTCAAGATAGACGGTGCCGATGACGCCTTGCATTCCAATCAGTACATTGTGGTAAACGATGGCGAATTTGATTTGTCGACAGCGGATGATGCCATTCATGCTGACGAAGCTGTGGAAATCAATGGTGGAAATATTGTAATCAATAAATCCTACGAGGGGCTCGAAAGCCGCGTACTGACCATAAACGGTGGGCACATTTGGGTGACATCGAGCGACGACGCCCTCAATGTGACCGATGGGACAAGTACAGATGGTCCTGGTGGTTTCGGAGGTGCAAACGGGGGATCGGCCAATGCTTTCATGTATATCAAAGGCGGATACATTGTGGTGAATTCAGGTGGGGATGGTCTCGATGCCAATGGATCGATTGAAATGAGTGACGGTACCGTGCTGGTGCATGGTCCAAGCCGCAGCGGAAACGGGGCGTTGGATTACGATAATTCTTTTAAAATGACGGGCGGCTTTTTGGTTGCTGTTGGTAGTGCCGGGATGGCTCAGCAGCCCGACGAGAGCAGCACGCAATATTCTGTATTGGCCAATTTGAGCCGATCGCAGGAAGCGGGCACTTTCTTCAACATTAAGACTTCGGGTGGCGAAGATGTGATCACTTTCCAATCGCTAAAGAATTTCCAATCGATTGTGGTATCGAGTCCAACATTCACCAACGGTGGAAGCTACAAGCTTTACCTTGGCGGAACGAGCTCGGGCAACAGTAGTGATGGGCTCTTTCTTGATGGCAGTTACAGTGGAGGCACAGAATACAAATCGTTTACAATTAGTAGTGTAAGTACCCATTTTTAG